The Dehalococcoidia bacterium DNA segment TGGCCATCCTCATCCATACTGGTTAGCAATATCTCGCCCGCACCAAGACTGGACATATATTGAGCCCACTTTAAAACATCAATTCCGGTAGGGGTTCTCCCGCCGTTTATGTAAACTTCCCATTCAGAATTTTTTTCGAGAACTAGATCGGCGTCGATACCGTTACCATCACGTTGAGATAAATTTTCACCAGTTTTCGCGTCTTCTCGGTCGCATCTGCGAGCATCAATTGCGATAACCATGCATTGATTGCCAAAAGCGGAAGCCGCTTGCTTGAACGAGTCAGGATTAAGTACGGCTGCGCTGTTCATAGAAACTTTGTCAGCCCCTGCATTCAATAATTTACGAACATCATTAGGGGAGCGAACTCCTCCTCCTACAGTAAGAGGGATAAATACCTGTTCTGACACTTTCTGAACAACATCAATGATCGTGTCACGTTTATCAGCGCTGGCTGTTATATCAAGAAAAACGAGTTCATCCGCGCCTTCTCGATCATAAAACCTTGCAAGCTCTACGGGATCACCAGCGTCGCGTAAATTAACAAAGGAGGTACCTTTGACCACGCGGCCACCTGTTACATCTAG contains these protein-coding regions:
- the hisF gene encoding imidazole glycerol phosphate synthase subunit HisF, which produces MLTKRIIPCLDVTGGRVVKGTSFVNLRDAGDPVELARFYDREGADELVFLDITASADKRDTIIDVVQKVSEQVFIPLTVGGGVRSPNDVRKLLNAGADKVSMNSAAVLNPDSFKQAASAFGNQCMVIAIDARRCDREDAKTGENLSQRDGNGIDADLVLEKNSEWEVYINGGRTPTGIDVLKWAQYMSSLGAGEILLTSMDEDGQKNGFDLALTRKVSDSVSIPVIASGGAGNAHHLLEAITEGHADAVLAASIFHYGEYSIESVKKLFLENNVPARVITN